Genomic segment of Corynebacterium urealyticum DSM 7109:
CCATCGTTACCCACTCGCCCGCGACCTGCTGGGTGTCCTTCACCAGCAGCTCTTCCCCGGCGAGATGGGAGGTACGACGCGCGGGATCGACGTGCGGCCGGTCATAGACCCGCGCCACCCCCAGCTGCGCAGGTGAAAGTCCGGTCTTTCGGCTCACCGCTGCGAGCCGCTGGGCGAAAGTATCGGGGGCGGGGCTGAGCTGTGTCACACCGGCTAGGTTACCCGCCGGCCCTGCCCACTCCCGTGATGCAGCCCACTAGTATCGGGGCCATGAGCAACACTCCCACCATCGCTTTCCTGGGCCCGCGGGGCACGTTCACCGAGCAAGCTGCGCTCGAGTTCCTGCGCGCAGGCCAGGTGCCCGGCGTGCCCGCCAGCTCGGTCGGCACCGACCCCGAGAGCGCCGCCACACTGGAGCCTCGCACCAGCCCGGCCGAGGCGCTCGGTGCGCTACGTGAAGGCCAAGCCGACTACGCCGTCATCGCGTTGGAAAGCTCCGTGGATGGTCCCGTCGCCCAGGCCGAGGACGCGCTGGTCACCGGCGATCGCGTGCAGATCCTCGCTGAACTGTTGGTTCCCATCCGCTTCGCCATCGGGGTGCGCGCCGGGGAAGCTGAACGGCTCCAGGGCTCGGGCGCCGCTGCAGTCGGTGCGGAGGCCCCAGTGTTCAGCACCCACCCCGTCGCCGAGGCACAGGTGCGCGGTTGGGTGGCCGAGAACCTGCCCGAGGTGCAGTTCAGCCCAGCGCCCTCCAACGCCGCTGCGGCCCAGGCCGTCGCCGAGGGGCGCGCCGATATCTGCGCGGCCCCGCTGCGCGCCCTCGAGATCTACGGGCTGGAAGCGATAGCCACGGACGTCGCCGACGTCGCCGAGGCCTTCACACGATTCGCCCTGGTCTCCCGTCCCGTCCCACCTGCCCCGCGCACCGGCCACGACCGCACCGGTGTGGCCTTCACCGCCCAGCACGACCGCCCCGGCAGCCTGATCTACGCGCTGCAGCAGCTCTCCCTGCGCGGGGTGAACCTCACCCGAATCAGCTCCCGGCCCACCCGCGAACTGCTGGGAACCTACGTCTTCCACATCGAGATGATCGGCCATATCGAGGACTCTGCCGTCGCCGCTGCTCTGCAGGGGCTGCAGCGGGAGAGCTCCTGGATCCGCTACCTCGGCTCCTGGCCGCTAGCCACCGCCCCGCGCGGCGTGGACGAGGAACATCTGGTGAAGATCCTGGGCAACGTCACGTCCGAAACCCCGGATGAAGGCCCCTCCGAGCGGTGGCTGGCCGATATGATGAACCCCGCAGAAGACCACCGGGCTTGAGGGAAGGAAGCGAGAACATGACCCGCTTGTTTCTGGTCCGCCACGGCCAGACCACGTCCAACGAGATCCACGCGCTAGATACCGCGCTGCCAGGCGCGAGCCTGACGATGCTCGGCCGGGAGCAGGCCGGCGCCGCGGGCCGCTACCTGCGCAACGCCAGCGACCGCGTGCACGTCCTGTCCTCCCAGGCGGCACGTGCCCAGCAGACCGCCGCGGGCCTGGCCACCGCCTTCGCTGCCGAGGGGGGATCCATCGCTACGGCCGCGCCGGGCAGCAGCTTCGCAGATGGCTTCCAGCGCTTCCGGGGCCGCGAACTTGCCGGGCTGGTCGACACGGCCGCCGTCGAGCTGGCGGGCGAGCACGCAGGCTCCCTGGCTTCCATCTTCGGCGTGGCCGAGATTCCGGCCGGGGACATGGAGATGAAGAATGACGAGGACTCGCACGAGCTTTACCACCGACTGCTGGGGGACTGGCTGCATGGTCGGATCGACAAGATCGTCCCCGGTGGCTCTTCCGGCGCCCAGGTTCTGAGCAGCTACCTGCCGCAGGCGCTCGCCGTGGTCGCGGCGGCACAGGCCGAAGGCGCGGACGCTGTGCTGGTCAGTCACGGCGCTGTGATCCGCCTCGTCGCGACCTGGCTGGGTGCGGTCGACCCGGAGTTCGCTTATCGCGCATACCTGCCGAACGGGCAGGTGGTCTCCATCGCCCTGCCAGAGGACTTCGGCGAGCTGCTGGACCAGGTCGCGGACTTCGCGGGCGAGCAGCTCCGGGATGGGGTGCGTGGCCGTTTCCGCGTCACTGAATGGGGCCCGTTCGGCGTCCCGGAGCTGGCTTAATGCCACCTGCCCCCTCAGCTAATTCCAGCTAGCCCCAGCCGAGCTCGTGGAGCCGGTCGTCGTCGATGCCGAAGTGGTGGCCGAGCTCGTGGATGACGGTGATAGCGACCTGCTCAACGAGCTCCTCACGGGTGTCGACGACGTCCTGCAGCGCCATCCGGTAGATCGTGATCTTATCCGGCAGCGCGCTGGTGTATTCGCTGGTCCGCTCGGTGAGCGCGACCCCCTCGTAAAGCCCCAGGATGCTGGGGGAATCGAGGTTATAGTCCTCGGTGACAATCGCGACGTTATCGACGTTGTCCAGTAGTTCCCGTGGAATTCGACGCAGCCCCTGGTCGACGAGTTCCTCGAACTCCTCTTCGCTGACCTCGATGCTCAATGCTCAATCACTTCCGCTCGTGGCGCCCGCTTAAGGAGTCGGGTTGCCCTCGGAGTTAGCGCCCTCCGGGGCCGGGGAGTCGCCGCGCTTCGGCAGTCGCTTCGGCGGGGTCTTCGGCGGCTTGCCGTTGACCGTGAACTGCTGCCGGGCATCGCCCTTCAGGGTGGCGAAACCGTCGCCCTCCGTCGCGATCAGCGCGCAGTTCGCCTGGCGGGAGCCGGTGGCCCAGGACTCCTCCGGCTGGGTGGTCCAGAACGGGGTCAGGGTGGACTGGTAGAGATTC
This window contains:
- the pheA gene encoding prephenate dehydratase; the protein is MSNTPTIAFLGPRGTFTEQAALEFLRAGQVPGVPASSVGTDPESAATLEPRTSPAEALGALREGQADYAVIALESSVDGPVAQAEDALVTGDRVQILAELLVPIRFAIGVRAGEAERLQGSGAAAVGAEAPVFSTHPVAEAQVRGWVAENLPEVQFSPAPSNAAAAQAVAEGRADICAAPLRALEIYGLEAIATDVADVAEAFTRFALVSRPVPPAPRTGHDRTGVAFTAQHDRPGSLIYALQQLSLRGVNLTRISSRPTRELLGTYVFHIEMIGHIEDSAVAAALQGLQRESSWIRYLGSWPLATAPRGVDEEHLVKILGNVTSETPDEGPSERWLADMMNPAEDHRA
- a CDS encoding histidine phosphatase family protein; this translates as MTRLFLVRHGQTTSNEIHALDTALPGASLTMLGREQAGAAGRYLRNASDRVHVLSSQAARAQQTAAGLATAFAAEGGSIATAAPGSSFADGFQRFRGRELAGLVDTAAVELAGEHAGSLASIFGVAEIPAGDMEMKNDEDSHELYHRLLGDWLHGRIDKIVPGGSSGAQVLSSYLPQALAVVAAAQAEGADAVLVSHGAVIRLVATWLGAVDPEFAYRAYLPNGQVVSIALPEDFGELLDQVADFAGEQLRDGVRGRFRVTEWGPFGVPELA
- a CDS encoding metallopeptidase family protein, whose protein sequence is MSIEVSEEEFEELVDQGLRRIPRELLDNVDNVAIVTEDYNLDSPSILGLYEGVALTERTSEYTSALPDKITIYRMALQDVVDTREELVEQVAITVIHELGHHFGIDDDRLHELGWG